Proteins from one Streptomyces roseifaciens genomic window:
- a CDS encoding oxidoreductase: MAGRRAVVTGGTRGIGAAIVARLVAEGASVLTTARGPGGSLPEGVHFVTADAAVADDAARVARAAETKLGGVDILVDNAGGTVTRPDSVLDTDDEEWLHNLETNLMGAVRLDRAVLPGMIARGAGVIVHISSTAAHEPMGEAAAYSAAKAALSAYSKNLADRLGPRGVRVNRISPGLTITSAAEELLERAAARDGSDRETALDTWVAGLGGIPLQRPGTPEDIAALVAFLASDEAAWITGADHVIDGGMLRAP; encoded by the coding sequence CTGGCCGGGCGGCGTGCGGTCGTGACCGGCGGGACCCGGGGCATCGGCGCCGCGATCGTGGCGCGGCTGGTCGCCGAGGGCGCCTCGGTGCTCACCACCGCGCGCGGCCCCGGCGGCAGCCTCCCCGAGGGGGTGCACTTCGTGACCGCCGACGCCGCCGTGGCCGACGACGCGGCCCGGGTGGCCCGCGCGGCGGAGACGAAGCTGGGCGGCGTCGACATCCTGGTCGACAACGCCGGCGGCACGGTCACCCGTCCCGACAGTGTCCTGGACACCGACGACGAGGAGTGGCTCCACAACCTGGAGACCAATCTGATGGGCGCCGTCCGGCTCGATCGGGCCGTCCTCCCCGGCATGATCGCCCGGGGCGCCGGGGTGATCGTGCACATCTCCTCGACCGCCGCGCACGAACCGATGGGGGAGGCTGCGGCGTACTCGGCCGCCAAGGCCGCCCTCTCCGCGTACAGCAAGAACCTCGCCGACCGGCTCGGCCCCCGGGGCGTCCGCGTCAACAGGATCTCCCCAGGGCTGACGATCACCTCGGCCGCCGAGGAACTGCTGGAGCGCGCCGCCGCACGGGACGGCTCGGATCGCGAGACGGCCCTGGACACATGGGTGGCCGGACTGGGCGGCATCCCGCTGCAACGCCCCGGAACACCCGAGGACATCGCCGCGCTCGTCGCCTTCCTCGCCTCCGACGAGGCCGCCTGGATCACAGGAGCCGACCACGTCATCGACGGCGGAATGCTGCGCGCACCCTGA
- a CDS encoding MerR family transcriptional regulator has product MRIGEIAALVGVTTRAIRHYHHVGLVPEPERRPNGYRAYSVRDAVLLARVRRLTELGLSLDEVRDVLADDAGRDLAEVLEELDTDLARQEAEIGERRRRLAVLLAAEPGETEPLSPTLAALLAKAPDTASPTAAKDREHLTLLDVAGSGGQELYAVLGPLAADPALLALYERLDALAEAPTDDPRIPALAAELVAAVPDEVFAAIPAEGQIVAGFQEALLAEYAPAQAEVVRRVMEAFMHRSRG; this is encoded by the coding sequence ATGAGGATCGGAGAGATCGCCGCGCTCGTCGGGGTCACGACCCGGGCGATCAGGCACTACCACCATGTCGGGCTGGTCCCGGAACCGGAACGGCGCCCCAACGGATACCGGGCTTACAGTGTCCGCGACGCTGTCCTGCTGGCCCGCGTACGTCGGCTGACCGAGCTCGGGCTCAGCCTCGACGAGGTGCGGGACGTCCTCGCGGACGATGCGGGGCGCGACCTGGCCGAGGTGCTGGAGGAGCTGGACACCGACCTCGCCCGGCAGGAGGCCGAGATCGGGGAGCGTCGGCGGCGGCTCGCGGTGCTGCTGGCCGCCGAGCCGGGGGAGACCGAACCGCTGTCCCCCACGCTCGCCGCGCTCCTTGCGAAGGCGCCGGACACGGCCTCGCCCACCGCCGCGAAGGACCGCGAGCACCTGACGCTGCTCGACGTCGCGGGCTCCGGAGGCCAGGAGCTGTACGCCGTGCTCGGACCGTTGGCGGCAGACCCGGCGCTGCTCGCGCTGTACGAACGCCTCGACGCGCTCGCCGAAGCCCCGACGGACGATCCGCGGATCCCGGCGCTGGCAGCCGAGCTGGTGGCGGCCGTCCCCGACGAGGTGTTCGCCGCGATCCCCGCCGAGGGGCAGATCGTGGCCGGATTCCAGGAGGCGCTGCTCGCGGAGTACGCGCCCGCGCAGGCGGAAGTCGTACGCAGGGTCATGGAGGCGTTCATGCACAGGAGCCGGGGATGA
- a CDS encoding IclR family transcriptional regulator domain-containing protein → MREGLERVLIERISAPDGRRVMYRVGGRMPLHATAPGLVLRAFAPAQVQSDFPAADRSADEDESTGTAEGLRSRLAALRRDGYALYSRLQRDTLMTGVSARIDDRHQTAMAGSSTAPRVVPRNSCTTSTSLRACCRNGGMTAAEARELRRSLNTLRWPIGPQGRSCAVTAAGSSAEVEVEVETEAGRRTGPRPGSGRGWGGVRVRAAFRRR, encoded by the coding sequence GTGCGTGAGGGCCTGGAGCGCGTCCTTATCGAGCGGATCTCCGCGCCCGATGGCCGGCGCGTGATGTACCGGGTCGGCGGCCGGATGCCGCTGCATGCCACCGCTCCAGGGCTCGTCCTGCGGGCCTTCGCGCCCGCCCAGGTGCAATCGGACTTCCCTGCTGCTGACCGGTCGGCCGACGAGGACGAGTCGACGGGAACGGCCGAAGGTCTGCGGTCCCGGCTCGCGGCCCTCCGCCGTGACGGGTACGCGCTGTACTCACGCCTCCAACGGGACACCCTCATGACCGGTGTCTCCGCCCGCATCGATGACCGGCACCAGACCGCCATGGCTGGTTCATCGACTGCACCGAGAGTCGTCCCGAGGAACTCGTGCACGACGTCGACCTCGTTGCGGGCCTGCTGCAGGAACGGCGGCATGACCGCCGCAGAGGCCCGCGAGTTGCGGAGGTCGCTGAACACCCTCCGTTGGCCGATCGGTCCCCAAGGCCGGAGCTGCGCGGTCACAGCGGCTGGATCCTCGGCTGAGGTTGAGGTTGAGGTTGAGACTGAGGCGGGCCGCAGGACGGGGCCGCGGCCGGGATCAGGCAGGGGCTGGGGCGGGGTCAGGGTGCGCGCAGCATTCCGCCGTCGATGA
- a CDS encoding GMC family oxidoreductase, which yields MTRYDVIVVGAGVAGSLVAHRLGRHGRRVLVLEAGAGVPGDHEPSADPLITYLTAAAKVPGSPYRAHPAAPWPEVTDLSGADGIPGFRAVGHLRQEGPLPYASGYVRVNGGTGNVWTGLAPRMLPEDFDTESFGYGRRWPLTYDDLERHYRAAEEELGVAADADEQREHVGLPFPDDYVFPMRALPASRVDRLLAARLDGRRVKDPVTLHEVELRVVGTPHARNSVPDPRYDGGRGYVPRGRHGRPAPDSRCVGNASCVPHCPSHAKYTPLKTQGRWSTTVTLRDRSVVSRVLVDGRGRATGVKYRSYGGEVSVAHADVVVLAAHAVENARLLLLSRLADRSGQVGRNLMDHPVLLTWGLLPEDAGPYRGPGSVSGLEGFRTGTARRLRAPFRVELGAWGWAWAKGSVDADVHHFLTERGLFGAELRRAVGDRIRRQFTLQFEMEQSADPANRVTLHPHERDPLGLPRPLVTYDLDEHVKEGMAAARTVSDQIFSLLGAEDHTDYTPVAAWPGRFEHGGRTYGYRGAGHAAGTHIMGDSPATSVVDAWQRCWDHPGLYAIGCGSMPSVATSNPTLTMAALALRSTERIEADLAARDRPASLVPPPASPAAIAPSPIRGASA from the coding sequence GTGACGCGGTACGACGTGATCGTCGTCGGCGCCGGTGTCGCGGGCTCGCTCGTCGCGCACCGGCTCGGCCGGCACGGCCGGCGGGTCCTGGTCCTGGAGGCGGGCGCCGGTGTTCCCGGCGACCACGAACCGTCCGCCGACCCGCTCATCACCTACCTGACGGCCGCCGCCAAGGTGCCCGGTTCCCCCTACCGGGCCCATCCTGCAGCCCCCTGGCCCGAGGTCACGGACCTCTCCGGCGCGGACGGGATCCCTGGCTTCCGGGCGGTCGGCCACCTGCGGCAGGAGGGCCCTCTCCCGTACGCCAGCGGATACGTCCGTGTCAACGGCGGCACCGGAAACGTCTGGACCGGCCTCGCGCCGCGCATGCTCCCGGAGGACTTCGACACCGAGTCCTTCGGGTACGGACGTCGGTGGCCACTCACGTACGACGACCTTGAGCGCCACTACAGGGCGGCCGAGGAGGAGTTGGGCGTGGCCGCCGATGCAGACGAACAGCGCGAGCACGTCGGGCTGCCCTTCCCCGACGACTACGTGTTCCCCATGCGAGCCCTGCCCGCCTCGCGTGTGGACCGTCTCCTCGCGGCCCGCCTCGACGGGCGGCGCGTCAAGGACCCCGTCACCCTGCACGAGGTCGAACTGAGAGTGGTCGGCACCCCGCACGCGCGCAACAGCGTTCCGGACCCCCGGTACGACGGCGGCCGCGGCTATGTGCCGCGCGGGCGGCACGGCCGGCCCGCTCCCGACAGCCGGTGCGTGGGCAACGCGAGCTGTGTCCCGCACTGCCCCTCGCATGCGAAGTACACCCCGCTCAAGACCCAGGGGCGCTGGAGCACGACCGTCACGCTCCGGGACCGGTCCGTGGTGAGCCGCGTGCTCGTCGACGGGCGGGGGCGCGCCACGGGCGTGAAGTACCGCTCGTACGGCGGGGAGGTGTCCGTCGCCCACGCCGATGTCGTCGTGCTCGCCGCACACGCCGTGGAGAACGCCCGGCTGCTGCTCCTCTCCCGGCTCGCCGACCGCAGTGGTCAGGTCGGCCGCAATCTGATGGATCACCCGGTCCTGCTGACCTGGGGCCTGCTGCCCGAGGACGCCGGGCCGTACCGGGGTCCCGGCTCGGTCTCCGGCTTGGAGGGCTTCCGCACCGGCACGGCACGCCGGCTGCGGGCGCCGTTCCGCGTCGAGCTCGGGGCGTGGGGCTGGGCCTGGGCGAAGGGATCCGTCGATGCGGACGTGCACCACTTCCTCACCGAGCGGGGCCTCTTCGGGGCGGAGTTACGGCGGGCGGTCGGGGACCGGATCCGCCGCCAGTTCACCCTCCAATTCGAGATGGAACAGAGCGCCGACCCCGCGAACCGGGTCACCCTCCACCCGCACGAGCGCGATCCGCTGGGCCTGCCCCGCCCCCTCGTCACCTACGACCTCGACGAGCATGTGAAGGAGGGTATGGCGGCGGCCCGGACGGTCTCCGACCAGATCTTCTCGCTGCTCGGCGCCGAGGACCACACGGACTACACCCCTGTGGCGGCCTGGCCCGGCCGCTTCGAACACGGCGGCCGCACGTACGGCTACCGCGGCGCCGGCCATGCCGCCGGCACCCACATCATGGGCGACTCCCCGGCCACGTCGGTGGTGGACGCCTGGCAGCGCTGCTGGGACCACCCCGGCCTGTACGCGATCGGCTGCGGCAGCATGCCCTCGGTGGCCACCTCCAACCCGACGCTGACGATGGCCGCGCTCGCCCTGCGCAGCACTGAGCGCATCGAGGCGGACCTGGCGGCCCGCGACCGCCCGGCGTCTCTCGTCCCACCCCCGGCGTCCCCCGCCGCCATCGCGCCGTCACCGATCCGAGGAGCCTCGGCATGA